In Agarivorans gilvus, one genomic interval encodes:
- a CDS encoding DUF411 domain-containing protein — translation MNKLVKTLLFSVAMFSLNAIAKPAVELYKSPSCGCCGEWAAIMEQQGYQVNVHLQNDWSPIKASFAMPPQLASCHTAVIDGYMIEGHVPVADIERLLSERPKDVSGIAAPGMPRFSPGMARKGEAYRDFNVVAFDKQGKISLYQGY, via the coding sequence ATGAATAAATTAGTTAAAACACTGCTATTTTCGGTAGCCATGTTTAGTTTAAATGCCATCGCTAAACCAGCGGTGGAACTGTATAAATCCCCTTCTTGTGGCTGCTGTGGGGAGTGGGCAGCAATTATGGAGCAGCAGGGCTATCAGGTAAATGTGCATCTGCAAAATGATTGGAGCCCAATTAAAGCTTCTTTTGCCATGCCGCCACAACTGGCTTCTTGCCATACCGCGGTGATCGACGGCTACATGATTGAAGGCCATGTTCCGGTAGCCGATATTGAACGTTTGCTCAGCGAGCGTCCTAAAGATGTTTCAGGTATCGCTGCACCGGGTATGCCGCGTTTTTCACCGGGCATGGCCAGAAAGGGTGAGGCTTACCGCGACTTCAATGTGGTGGCCTTTGATAAGCAAGGCAAAATCAGTTTGTATCAAGGCTATTAA
- a CDS encoding c-type cytochrome — protein MLNVKSLRVLLALCLGLLGFNSAAQQSDAASSGEQIYQTAGGYGCKACHGEFANGGGNVGGNIRGANLQQLQQALSNEPTMQLLKDNLSEQDQLQLIAYLQQLGSYQLLEWTLGEQDSHQKQTIEAKSAQLVVTNRSFNSAELSLEGLGQGQSLVLDPYASKAVLWLPKPGQYWLQYQQQILDIEVR, from the coding sequence ATGCTTAATGTTAAAAGCCTGAGGGTACTGCTGGCTTTGTGTTTGGGCTTATTGGGCTTCAATAGTGCAGCGCAGCAGTCTGACGCTGCTAGCAGCGGCGAGCAGATTTACCAAACCGCCGGCGGTTACGGCTGCAAGGCCTGCCATGGCGAGTTTGCTAATGGTGGCGGCAACGTCGGTGGCAACATTCGAGGCGCTAACTTGCAGCAACTGCAACAGGCGCTAAGCAATGAACCCACCATGCAGTTGCTCAAGGACAACTTGAGCGAGCAAGATCAGCTGCAACTTATCGCCTATCTACAGCAGCTGGGCTCGTATCAGTTACTTGAATGGACGCTGGGCGAGCAGGACTCGCATCAAAAGCAGACTATAGAGGCTAAAAGCGCTCAACTGGTGGTCACTAACCGCAGTTTTAATAGTGCAGAACTATCACTTGAAGGATTGGGCCAGGGGCAAAGCTTAGTGCTTGACCCTTATGCAAGTAAAGCCGTGTTATGGCTACCCAAACCGGGACAGTACTGGCTTCAGTATCAACAACAAATTCTCGATATAGAAGTTAGATAA
- a CDS encoding GGDEF domain-containing protein, with protein sequence MTSATSMYNAKPVFADSNKEFEQWSLQSRLPQLRYMVFFTALLYLLYGYFETLIDLPYANQRLLFHVVIIPLSLLLIYRLSFYPQYFKQMRLLLVFAPVSAVWANLYLNVGSSSFSHFSPEIYLNIIWTFTMSGLTFRYALFAVCCSLSGTLVMSYLHGPNDPKLYLHYLWILSACVFGVVSSIVLERMMRSLYLQQLELAHSASVDGLTGLWNREKLLQLFNQTLNEASSKAGYSILMLDIDHFKPVNDQFGHIVGDKVLVQFSQLLKQQVHKLGHVGRFGGEEFCILLPHYTLHQAEQFAEHLRIKISETEFETVGVKTASIGVCQYAPNESFETLITRADKALYMAKDQGRNRVQSLN encoded by the coding sequence GTGACATCGGCAACAAGCATGTATAACGCAAAGCCCGTGTTCGCGGACTCAAACAAAGAGTTTGAACAATGGTCGTTACAGTCTCGTCTCCCCCAATTGCGCTACATGGTGTTTTTCACCGCCTTACTCTATTTGCTCTACGGCTACTTTGAGACCTTAATTGACTTACCTTATGCCAATCAGCGCCTATTATTCCATGTCGTCATCATTCCTCTCTCTTTGCTGTTAATTTATCGGCTCAGTTTCTACCCCCAATACTTCAAACAAATGCGACTACTGCTGGTGTTCGCCCCGGTCAGTGCAGTATGGGCCAATCTCTACCTTAACGTCGGCTCGAGCTCTTTTTCTCACTTTAGTCCAGAGATTTACCTAAATATTATTTGGACTTTTACCATGTCGGGGCTGACGTTTAGATATGCCCTATTCGCCGTGTGTTGTTCCTTATCGGGCACCTTGGTAATGAGTTATTTGCACGGCCCGAACGACCCCAAACTCTACTTACACTATCTGTGGATTCTCTCTGCATGTGTGTTTGGCGTAGTCAGCTCAATCGTACTAGAACGAATGATGCGCTCGCTTTATCTACAACAACTAGAGCTAGCTCACTCAGCCAGTGTTGATGGCCTTACCGGTTTGTGGAACCGTGAAAAACTATTACAACTCTTTAATCAAACGCTGAATGAAGCCAGCAGCAAAGCGGGCTATTCGATCCTCATGTTAGACATTGATCATTTTAAACCGGTGAACGATCAATTTGGTCATATTGTTGGAGACAAAGTTTTGGTGCAGTTTTCGCAACTGCTTAAACAACAAGTGCATAAGCTTGGTCACGTAGGACGCTTTGGCGGAGAGGAATTTTGCATATTACTGCCCCACTATACATTGCACCAAGCTGAACAGTTTGCGGAACACTTACGAATCAAGATCAGTGAAACGGAATTTGAAACGGTAGGCGTAAAAACCGCCAGTATCGGTGTTTGCCAATACGCACCAAACGAGAGCTTTGAAACCCTGATTACTCGCGCCGACAAAGCACTGTATATGGCTAAAGACCAAGGGCGCAACCGCGTGCAAAGCCTAAACTAA
- a CDS encoding phosphoethanolamine--lipid A transferase — MSQSTTFTLPRIPMHMSGLILCCALYFATVMNYPVLQTIFDLSADVSNPIFPYTAPVLLLCAFTVIFSVFAWPYFFKPFMALVILSSSLALYAQVNFQTIFDSSMMESIFETNPAEATFYLNGSILLYFLGFGLLPCVLLGMVRIVPHANWWRALLARTALLLIAVAGIAAIAATSYKDYASVGRNNHYLNKIIIPAHIYSAVNYLNDTYFNTPRPYQTLGEDATLFAASNGKPTLMVLVLGETARAMNFAHNGYQRNTNPYTQDMGLIAMQHVSSCGTYTALSVPCMFSNMTRASYNKAQAQSQDNVLNVLQHAGVDVMWIDNDGGDKGVAQKLSYQQIDASLKNQDCNGSTCFDIAMLEQARQFIAKDQHNKLLVLHTIGSHGPTYWQRYPDAQAPFQPACNRSDIENCSDQQIVNVYDNTLVYTDYVLAQVIKQLEAVSEHYNVMLSYISDHGESLGEKGLYLHGTPYAIAPKEQTQVPWLLWIPEQYAQQKHLKLSCLKQQAQTSQLSHDNLFHSLLGLYGVNSRSYQPQLDISQACQQAA; from the coding sequence GTGTCCCAATCTACCACTTTTACTCTACCGCGCATTCCCATGCATATGAGCGGGTTGATCCTATGTTGCGCCTTATATTTTGCCACCGTGATGAATTATCCAGTACTGCAAACCATCTTTGACCTCAGTGCCGACGTTTCTAACCCGATCTTCCCCTACACCGCTCCAGTGTTATTGCTTTGCGCCTTCACTGTGATTTTTTCGGTATTTGCTTGGCCGTACTTTTTTAAACCCTTTATGGCACTGGTAATACTTAGCTCATCACTGGCACTTTACGCTCAAGTTAACTTTCAAACCATTTTTGATAGCAGCATGATGGAAAGCATCTTTGAAACCAATCCAGCGGAAGCCACGTTTTACCTTAACGGCTCGATACTACTGTATTTCCTAGGCTTTGGCCTGCTGCCCTGTGTATTACTGGGCATGGTTCGCATCGTGCCCCATGCCAATTGGTGGCGCGCCCTGCTAGCGCGCACGGCCTTACTACTGATTGCCGTTGCAGGCATAGCCGCCATTGCAGCCACCAGCTATAAAGACTACGCCTCGGTAGGACGTAACAACCACTATCTCAACAAAATTATTATTCCTGCTCACATCTACAGTGCAGTTAATTACCTTAACGATACTTACTTTAATACACCTCGGCCCTATCAAACACTGGGGGAAGACGCCACGCTTTTCGCTGCCAGCAATGGCAAACCCACCTTAATGGTGCTGGTACTTGGGGAAACAGCGCGAGCGATGAATTTTGCTCATAACGGTTATCAACGTAATACCAACCCCTACACCCAAGATATGGGCTTAATTGCCATGCAGCACGTCTCCTCGTGTGGCACTTATACCGCCCTGTCGGTACCTTGCATGTTCTCTAACATGACGCGCGCTAGCTACAATAAGGCCCAAGCCCAAAGCCAAGACAACGTACTGAATGTACTGCAACATGCTGGCGTAGACGTGATGTGGATAGATAACGATGGCGGCGACAAAGGTGTTGCACAAAAGCTTAGCTACCAACAGATTGACGCCTCACTGAAAAACCAAGACTGTAATGGCTCAACCTGCTTCGATATTGCCATGTTAGAGCAGGCTCGCCAGTTTATTGCCAAAGATCAACACAACAAGTTATTGGTATTGCACACCATAGGCAGCCACGGCCCAACCTATTGGCAACGCTATCCCGACGCCCAAGCGCCGTTTCAACCGGCCTGTAACCGCAGTGACATAGAAAACTGTAGCGACCAACAAATCGTTAATGTGTACGACAATACCCTGGTATATACCGACTACGTACTGGCCCAAGTGATTAAGCAGTTAGAAGCGGTAAGTGAGCACTATAACGTGATGCTTAGCTACATTTCCGACCACGGTGAGTCTTTGGGCGAGAAAGGCCTGTACTTACATGGCACTCCCTACGCCATTGCGCCAAAAGAGCAAACTCAAGTGCCTTGGTTACTGTGGATCCCAGAGCAATACGCGCAGCAGAAACATCTCAAGCTCAGTTGTTTAAAACAACAGGCTCAAACCAGTCAGTTATCTCATGACAACCTGTTCCATAGCTTGTTGGGCTTATACGGCGTTAATAGCCGTAGCTACCAGCCGCAATTAGATATTAGCCAAGCCTGTCAGCAAGCCGCCTAA
- a CDS encoding diacylglycerol kinase — protein MQPQVIIKRNGLQRIAYTFVHSFNGLRWLCQNETAFQQELLLFFPLSIIAFWLELPAMHTLLIMLSMVFVLFAEMVNTAIEAVVDRVGLEYHALSRVAKNIGSATVLLSMLCSVAVWGTILWLNR, from the coding sequence ATGCAACCCCAAGTGATCATTAAACGTAACGGCCTGCAACGCATCGCCTATACCTTCGTGCATAGTTTTAACGGTTTACGTTGGTTATGCCAAAACGAAACCGCCTTTCAGCAAGAGCTGTTATTGTTCTTTCCCTTAAGTATCATTGCCTTTTGGCTTGAACTACCGGCGATGCATACCCTGTTAATTATGCTGAGTATGGTATTTGTGTTGTTTGCTGAAATGGTGAATACCGCCATCGAGGCAGTGGTCGACAGAGTGGGCTTGGAATACCACGCACTGTCACGAGTAGCCAAAAACATCGGTTCGGCTACCGTGCTACTTAGCATGTTATGTTCAGTGGCCGTTTGGGGCACCATACTCTGGCTAAACAGATAA
- a CDS encoding iron-containing alcohol dehydrogenase produces the protein MNNFSYFNPTTIHFGKGQIASLKDELANYSRILIVYGGGSIKRNGVYQQVMDALSQQQVFEFSGIEPNPHFETLIQATELAKQKEVELILAIGGGSVIDGCKFIAAAACYQSDAWQIMETGGACIEQALPLGCVLTLPATGSEMNKNGVITRAATQDKLSFGSDLVRPRFSILDPEVTNSLPAKQIANGVVDSFIHVLEQYLTYPVNAKVTDRFAEGLLLTIIEEGPLALQQPHNYEVRANLMWAATMALNGTVKNGVPTDWATHAIGHELTALYGLDHAQTLAIVLPALWRYKQQQKHAKLLQYAKRVWQLDDANEQQCVEQAITLTEQFFNAMGVASKLSDYQLDQSHIEAVIDKLTEHGMTALGEHKDISPEDVRKILELAL, from the coding sequence ATGAACAATTTTAGCTATTTTAATCCCACCACCATCCATTTTGGTAAAGGCCAAATCGCCAGCCTTAAAGATGAGTTAGCCAACTACAGCCGCATACTTATTGTTTATGGCGGCGGCAGCATCAAGCGCAACGGCGTTTACCAACAAGTGATGGATGCACTGAGCCAGCAGCAAGTATTTGAGTTTTCCGGCATCGAGCCCAACCCGCATTTTGAAACCTTGATCCAAGCAACTGAGCTGGCGAAACAAAAAGAAGTTGAGTTGATCCTCGCCATTGGTGGCGGCTCGGTGATTGATGGCTGCAAATTCATCGCGGCGGCCGCTTGTTATCAAAGCGACGCATGGCAGATCATGGAAACAGGCGGAGCCTGCATTGAACAAGCCCTGCCCTTGGGCTGTGTACTCACTCTGCCGGCCACCGGCTCAGAAATGAATAAGAACGGCGTGATCACCCGAGCGGCCACTCAAGACAAACTGTCTTTTGGCTCTGATTTAGTGCGCCCACGCTTCTCCATTCTCGATCCCGAAGTCACCAACTCACTACCGGCCAAGCAAATAGCCAATGGCGTGGTCGACAGCTTTATTCACGTATTAGAGCAATACCTTACCTATCCGGTAAATGCCAAAGTAACCGACCGCTTCGCCGAAGGCTTACTGCTTACCATTATTGAAGAAGGGCCGTTGGCGCTGCAGCAACCGCATAACTATGAAGTGCGTGCCAACCTGATGTGGGCCGCTACTATGGCGCTTAATGGTACGGTTAAAAATGGCGTGCCCACCGACTGGGCCACCCATGCCATCGGCCACGAGCTCACCGCCCTATATGGCCTCGATCATGCTCAAACACTAGCCATCGTATTACCAGCGCTATGGCGTTACAAGCAGCAACAGAAACACGCCAAACTGCTGCAATACGCTAAACGCGTCTGGCAACTCGATGATGCTAACGAGCAGCAATGTGTAGAACAAGCCATCACTCTTACCGAACAGTTTTTTAACGCCATGGGCGTTGCCAGCAAGTTATCTGACTACCAGCTCGATCAGAGCCACATTGAAGCGGTAATCGACAAACTAACTGAGCATGGCATGACTGCCCTAGGCGAGCATAAAGATATAAGCCCAGAAGATGTGCGTAAGATCTTAGAGCTAGCCCTGTAA
- a CDS encoding carboxypeptidase-like regulatory domain-containing protein, which translates to MSADNKQTMPVKSANPKPKWLAITLFVLSLLYLIPEIVFNAKLVEVAGGAGIDEQTLHLVELFGRSISGIGVTLLLADLLLKGRFVSTVPRAIFSFIAVALLVWPSVFFGQKLLVDKLLVEPSSSLQRQEAFFASILRSGLALNAVKIKGLPYDADHATSATEMTFLAMMGGLVYANNEFIQHVEDKKRQILNRYIENKANSQFDDYFNKYKKMRDEVAGSYQQYQQGVKKYNSNIQAISGRANQAWEDVETQIMQGWKDYQNAEKAYLARAEARAQTVAPKIYKHFEDRNRCIDRYANKKNKAERLNRCITDEEKQYAKTLKQAGLPFVEMDYWLEQEVRRTKGETSLGETAMTLGLSAILAGLEIVSGDAGEKDIRNVYTNEVAFYTPRILLLWKDKFEKETGYPMGLDSIRTFRLHPVTSQKVRQRVAKEGISLDKSWRVTQISVFKSAVKKEARRRINAEWKREIAKRGLSLQPNLSWKAFQQHPQIQQRILQAMGERNYVKPMMADWNNKQFYNKVMKVNIQREAEYWLSYIESARAQFEDGAPLAENGKSALRSIIVPPISMSLSLLLVLLTVLKLPFKFWALIDYDKDFSQQQAAWEKYLSPVLSVLLIVTLFVVPLVVGSSKFTEAKSTTSYFLDKFDETVSPAGSLVMKWVLHTQPMVQPIGAKLDDNMQITALFKRVLEQPIGRMDSFVMAKLNTQKAGASEEMQAGFDEQQQAIAKSGQLLELPFVVKTNAPGAQIRVMNIKPKYREGIKLPSGNYNVEVSAPGFKTKRVWVAHNQKTQTHQINISKS; encoded by the coding sequence ATGTCCGCAGATAATAAGCAAACTATGCCAGTGAAATCCGCTAATCCTAAGCCTAAGTGGCTAGCCATTACCCTATTCGTTCTTTCCTTGCTCTATCTTATTCCCGAGATCGTATTTAACGCTAAATTAGTGGAGGTGGCCGGAGGGGCCGGGATAGATGAGCAAACCTTACATTTAGTTGAGTTGTTTGGTCGCTCTATTTCTGGAATTGGGGTGACCCTATTGTTAGCCGACCTATTGCTGAAAGGGCGGTTTGTTAGCACTGTACCTAGAGCCATTTTCAGTTTTATTGCGGTCGCTCTGCTCGTATGGCCAAGCGTATTCTTTGGCCAAAAGCTGTTGGTGGATAAACTGCTAGTGGAGCCTTCTAGCTCTTTACAACGCCAAGAGGCTTTTTTTGCTTCTATTTTGCGCTCCGGTTTGGCGCTAAATGCAGTAAAAATTAAAGGCCTTCCCTATGATGCCGACCATGCGACCTCTGCAACCGAGATGACCTTCTTAGCGATGATGGGCGGTTTGGTGTACGCCAATAATGAATTTATTCAGCATGTTGAAGATAAGAAGCGGCAGATTTTAAATCGTTACATCGAAAATAAGGCCAATAGTCAGTTTGATGACTACTTCAATAAGTACAAAAAAATGCGTGATGAAGTGGCGGGCTCTTATCAGCAGTACCAGCAAGGTGTGAAAAAATATAACAGTAATATTCAAGCGATTTCAGGGCGAGCCAATCAAGCATGGGAGGACGTTGAAACGCAAATTATGCAGGGTTGGAAAGACTACCAGAACGCCGAAAAAGCTTATCTAGCGCGCGCTGAAGCACGAGCTCAAACCGTTGCGCCCAAAATATACAAGCATTTCGAAGACCGAAATCGATGTATTGACCGTTATGCTAATAAAAAGAATAAAGCGGAACGTTTGAACCGCTGTATTACTGATGAAGAAAAGCAATATGCGAAAACCTTAAAGCAGGCGGGTTTACCCTTTGTTGAAATGGACTATTGGTTAGAGCAGGAAGTGCGTCGAACCAAAGGTGAAACAAGCTTGGGTGAAACTGCGATGACGCTGGGCTTGTCTGCTATTTTAGCGGGCTTAGAAATCGTTTCAGGAGACGCCGGGGAAAAAGACATCCGCAACGTTTATACCAACGAAGTGGCTTTTTACACACCACGCATTTTGCTGTTGTGGAAAGACAAGTTTGAAAAGGAAACAGGCTATCCAATGGGACTCGATAGCATTCGAACATTTCGTCTTCACCCTGTTACCTCGCAAAAGGTGCGTCAGCGAGTGGCTAAAGAGGGGATTTCCTTAGATAAGAGTTGGCGCGTCACGCAGATTTCGGTGTTTAAGAGTGCCGTTAAAAAGGAAGCGCGTCGTCGTATCAATGCTGAGTGGAAGCGAGAAATAGCCAAACGCGGCTTGAGTCTGCAACCGAATTTATCGTGGAAAGCCTTCCAGCAGCATCCGCAAATTCAACAACGCATCCTGCAAGCAATGGGTGAGCGTAATTACGTTAAACCGATGATGGCTGACTGGAACAACAAGCAGTTTTATAACAAGGTTATGAAGGTCAATATTCAGCGAGAGGCCGAATATTGGCTCAGCTATATTGAATCTGCTCGCGCTCAGTTTGAAGATGGTGCGCCCTTAGCTGAAAATGGCAAATCGGCACTTCGCTCAATCATCGTGCCGCCTATTTCCATGTCGCTGTCCTTGTTGTTGGTATTATTAACGGTGCTGAAATTACCCTTTAAATTCTGGGCTTTAATTGATTACGATAAAGATTTCAGCCAGCAACAAGCGGCTTGGGAAAAATACCTTAGCCCAGTATTGTCAGTATTGCTAATTGTCACCCTGTTTGTGGTTCCTTTGGTGGTGGGCAGTTCTAAGTTTACTGAAGCTAAATCAACCACCAGTTACTTCCTTGATAAGTTTGACGAAACGGTTTCTCCTGCGGGATCTTTGGTGATGAAGTGGGTATTGCATACTCAGCCCATGGTGCAACCGATTGGGGCCAAGCTAGATGATAATATGCAAATTACTGCTTTGTTTAAGCGCGTATTGGAGCAGCCAATTGGCCGCATGGATAGCTTTGTAATGGCTAAGCTAAACACCCAAAAAGCGGGGGCTTCTGAAGAGATGCAAGCTGGCTTTGATGAGCAGCAGCAGGCTATTGCTAAATCGGGTCAATTGCTTGAGTTGCCCTTTGTGGTTAAAACCAATGCACCTGGCGCGCAAATTCGGGTAATGAATATTAAGCCGAAGTACCGCGAGGGAATTAAATTGCCCTCTGGTAACTACAATGTTGAGGTGAGCGCGCCGGGCTTTAAGACTAAGCGAGTATGGGTAGCACATAATCAGAAAACCCAAACCCACCAAATTAATATCAGTAAAAGCTAG
- a CDS encoding glycerophosphodiester phosphodiesterase: protein MGGFDGVEIDVMLTRDGYWVVHHDSVTGRATGRSDGKHFRMSRIKAEQWNSLVVRDKDGQLSQERAPYAIDVFKRWANSYQLGQQLNIEIKQDADIVELNHLLKMARQSLPQGSYFFSSLELDVLKKVRELDSNIYLGYVWEPHSSSIAEVKAVARKATKSDVLYQKYQRQINWVSDYEARKRSRSKSQKYSAKTVREALGLNSGLHVDIRSFVGAPTIYSRSKQAGLAKVVTYSINGSDFHQSQLLALKNMARPLPDQAIMDTSKFEICHRLYPNLASQQVNYQPITELGRVVMSLPNDANFSLLQEQQMYLRDQHYITANGQIRSLKEPAVKPKAAVTQPHQPTTSAVYIPEDEELNLELTPINIEIPN from the coding sequence TTGGGCGGCTTCGATGGCGTAGAAATTGATGTGATGTTAACCCGTGATGGCTATTGGGTTGTGCACCATGACAGTGTGACTGGTCGCGCTACTGGCCGTAGTGATGGAAAACACTTTAGAATGTCGCGGATTAAGGCTGAGCAATGGAATAGCTTGGTGGTACGCGATAAAGACGGCCAGTTAAGCCAAGAGCGTGCGCCCTATGCTATTGATGTATTTAAGCGATGGGCTAATAGTTACCAGTTAGGTCAGCAACTCAACATCGAGATAAAACAAGATGCTGATATTGTTGAATTAAACCATCTACTGAAAATGGCTCGTCAGAGCCTACCGCAAGGTAGCTATTTTTTTAGCTCCTTAGAGTTAGATGTATTGAAGAAAGTACGTGAACTCGATAGTAACATTTACTTGGGTTATGTATGGGAGCCACATTCTAGTTCCATTGCCGAGGTGAAAGCGGTGGCACGTAAGGCCACTAAATCCGATGTTTTGTACCAAAAATACCAACGGCAAATTAACTGGGTATCTGATTATGAAGCGCGTAAACGCTCACGCAGTAAATCGCAAAAATACTCGGCTAAAACGGTACGTGAAGCGCTGGGTTTAAATAGTGGCCTGCACGTAGATATTCGCAGTTTTGTTGGTGCGCCCACCATTTATAGCCGTTCTAAGCAGGCGGGCTTAGCCAAAGTGGTGACTTATAGTATTAATGGCAGTGATTTCCATCAGAGCCAATTATTGGCATTGAAAAATATGGCTCGGCCATTACCCGACCAGGCGATTATGGATACCTCCAAGTTCGAAATTTGCCATCGCTTATATCCCAACTTGGCTTCTCAGCAGGTGAATTATCAGCCAATAACTGAGCTGGGAAGGGTGGTAATGAGCTTACCGAACGATGCCAACTTTAGCCTGCTGCAAGAGCAACAAATGTATTTGAGGGACCAGCATTATATTACTGCCAATGGTCAGATCCGCTCTTTAAAAGAACCTGCGGTTAAGCCGAAGGCTGCAGTAACACAGCCTCATCAGCCAACTACATCGGCCGTGTATATTCCAGAAGATGAAGAGCTGAACCTCGAACTGACTCCTATCAATATTGAGATCCCAAACTAA